The segment TTCATTCGGAAATTTAATGTATATCataaagtgaaaaaaaaatatgtaaaataaacTAAAGCAATATTTGTTATTGCCCATGCAAAAAAAAAAGTGTTTCAAAACCATTGGAAATTATAAtagttaatttaattaaaattacattcatatatatatatatatatatatatatatatatatatatatatatatatatatatatatatatatatatatatatatatatatatatatatatatatatatatatatatatatatatatatatatatatacttgggtTATGACGATCtagttttataaaagtttatgcaaATGGAGATAAagtttatatttatttatgtaaAATTTTACAAAATGAATTAATGAATACTAGGTTTGGCCTACCGGATAAGGAAATTTGACATAAAGTAAACCATTGTAAACAGTAAAAGAAATATAGACAAATTAAGCATCTCAAATAAGTCAACTACAAAACACCTTGAATCATTTGGAATCGTATAGACACTTATTTGCTAAATGGTGATTTCGAAGAAaatacatacataaataaactcGTAAGACTACGCTATTTCATATTTTGTAAAATCTGTACGAAACTTGAAACCTTTTATAGTAACTCATTTACCTGGACTTGTTTAAAAGGTGATTGGAACAACTATTATCACACCGTTATTGATTAGTATTCCGGTTAACGACTTTAGGCCTATAACTTAATTGTTAATAATATCCTATAAGATATAAATTAACAATACAGCTGGtagttaaattaaatataatttggtCAAAATATATGCATCTGACGTACTGAAAGAGGTAAAGCTTATTTGTTTCCTTCAAGGCTAACGTTTATCCTTATTTTATAGCTTGTCTAACCttcaaaatttttaaaatattgGTATGTTATTAGTCGACTAGTTTACTTATTTGAATATATTTTAATATCTTTAGTTGATCATATAATATGTCAACAATCATTAACACGAGAGTTGAAGTCGTATCTATTTATAGTTCCCATAAAACTAGATGTGTATGTTTTTCTTCATGCTTAGATATGAAGAAAGAATATATGCTTGTATCCATTTTTTTATAGTAACGAAAAGATAAACTTCATTACTTTTTATCTATCACTTATCTAAAAATCTAAGCTATATTTTTCGTATTCGCGATTATAAAATTTCATGAAAATGAAATTCATCTTGACACATTATAATTAGCTTTTCTTAagcttattttaatttattattttgacAAAACCAAAAGATAGTTTATAAGTTAGTTTTATACCACTatcattttaaaaagtttattaatattttattaattataaaaaaaaaacttaaagtttatatgtttttatatttcgtttttaaatattttaattagttTATCAGTTATTTTATCAAACATTATTTTCTATCAGTTATCTTATTGTTTAGTAGATTACAATTAGCTTTTTAGTTATTCTGGCAAGTAAACTGATAATCAGTATAATTAACCATATCTTGTGTCGTGAGACATTACCTTATAACCTTTCAGGTTTTCTCGTTATCCTCCTCCTGATTACTTTTTTTAAACATATTAAACATCAAGGCCAATATGTTTATTTTGAAGGCCTTTTGTGAATAATAAAAAAATGCTTggtaaaaataatttaaagaggTGAGTTGTGGTGAggtaaaactaaaaaataaattaaaatatacacATACATATCTACAATAGTTGTGGGGATAAATATATACGTAAGTTATGAAAGTTGATTTCATAAAAGAATAAGAAATGAAAAGAAGGGTAGATTGTAAAGTATGAAGCAGCATTAAAATGTGACTTTGAATAAAATTAAACTAATCTTTCGAGAAATAGCAGCAACAAGACAAGAACACGAGTGTTTAGGCAAAGAAAACGGCGCGCAAGACAACTAAACCTCAAGATTCTTATGAATATATATATTCGAATAAATGGTATATATATTAAcacaataattaaataatttggCTAAAACATAAATCATGTACTATCACATATccacagtttaattaattaactttttattatcaaaaaaataacttttatatattaaggctaaaaatttcttttttaaattaaacAGGTGACAGAGTTAAATTGTGGAGCAATAATACTATCAGTTGCTTTTGATCACCGTTTAACAGATGCTCAATCTTGCAATATATTCTTGGCTGCATGGGCTGATATTGCCCAATTCAATAAAATTTCAACTATTCCATCTTTTCGTTCTTCAATTCTTAGCCCAAGACGCCCACCGTGTCATGACACAACCTTTGATGATATGTACATTCCAATATCATCAATCCCTCCCCCACCATCGTCCTATGAGGACATACTTTTTAGTCGTATCTATTATATTAGTGTTGAATCAATTAACAGCCTTCAGTTGCAAGCAAGTACAAAAGAAACTAGAAGGAGCAAACTCCAGTCATTTACAGCATATATATGGAAATTATTAGCTCATGAAGGCGATGATGATGTGAGCAAAACATCTAGAGTGGGTGTCACTGTTAGCGGACGAAATCTCCTAACTGGAAATAGTGAGGAAGAAGCGTCTTTGTTAAAAAATCACTATGGAAACATACTCTCTATCCCATATGGCAAGGAAAAAAATCATCATCTCCACGAAATGACACTTCATGAAGTTGCAAACAAGGTTCATGAGTTTGTAAACAAGACAGCAAACGAAGAACATTTTAGAGGATTAGTTGATTGGGTAGAGTTGCATCGTCCAGAGCCAGGAGTTGCAAGGGTATATTTCAAGCTACAAGAGAATGATGGGGACGCAATAGTTGTTTCATCTGGACAAGGTTTACCGATTAAGAATATGCAATTTGGATGGGGAGAGCCAAAGTTTGGATCGTATCATTTCCCTTGGGGTGGTGTAACTGGATATATAACTACAATGCCTAGTGCGAAGAATAATGGAGATTGGATTGTTTACGTGCATCTCAAACAAGAACATTTGGATTTGATCAACAGTAAGGCATCTCACATCTTCAAGCCATTGGCTAATTCTTATTTAGATATTCGTTAATGCACCTGAAATTTAATGTTTTTGTATATGTTTTTTGGATATGTCCCCTTTCAACTTTTCTTACTTCTTTTATGTGTACTTTTTTACCTGAAATTTACGTGTATAAAGGATAATCTTAAGACAGGATGATAAGATTGCAAACGTTGCTTT is part of the Lactuca sativa cultivar Salinas chromosome 7, Lsat_Salinas_v11, whole genome shotgun sequence genome and harbors:
- the LOC111887673 gene encoding coniferyl alcohol acyltransferase; its protein translation is MLSFTNMRKCYHLLTLGRSKAQSISTNRWVQGSGFIRSHHLRHHPQSPPPSPSQDGTLLSSTFNISRNRYYVGTTTSHNYPRATFSKLNLNHHHAQLSTLNTLELANHVADNPLDYKVTVKDSEFISAAHAPTHEFWIPLSNLDLLLPPLTAGVFFCYKRNDDRSAMSTETVVKTLKKSLASVLSTFYPLAGEIVLNRLGEPEVLCNNNGVEFIHAHADVDLQNLDLHHPDETVKGKLVPKLNRGVISVQVTELNCGAIILSVAFDHRLTDAQSCNIFLAAWADIAQFNKISTIPSFRSSILSPRRPPCHDTTFDDMYIPISSIPPPPSSYEDILFSRIYYISVESINSLQLQASTKETRRSKLQSFTAYIWKLLAHEGDDDVSKTSRVGVTVSGRNLLTGNSEEEASLLKNHYGNILSIPYGKEKNHHLHEMTLHEVANKVHEFVNKTANEEHFRGLVDWVELHRPEPGVARVYFKLQENDGDAIVVSSGQGLPIKNMQFGWGEPKFGSYHFPWGGVTGYITTMPSAKNNGDWIVYVHLKQEHLDLINSKASHIFKPLANSYLDIR